From Camelina sativa cultivar DH55 chromosome 5, Cs, whole genome shotgun sequence:
TGGGAACAACTAccttcatttataaaaaaacttgaCACACACGATACGAAGTAGCATACAACATGCATGGATACAACTTTTAAACTTCAACAATATATAGCCGCCTTTTTACGGCTTATTTATACAAAATGTTACTCTATTTATTACCACAATCATATTATGTTGAAACTATATAGTCTCTTACGAGAAATGACACTTCACTCCATATAGATAGTTATTCTTTTCATGGTGCATAGCCACCGCTGCCTTCTCCTCCACCAGCACCCCCACCGTGACCATAACCAGATGCGGCAGCATAAcctccgccacctcctcctcctcccccagcaccaccgccacctcctcctccaccaccatgtCCACCAGCTCCCGCACCACCGCCATATCCCTCTCCAGCCCCACCTCCTGCTCCGTAACCACCACCGTGAGCTCCTCCTTCGCCAgaacctcctcctccaccgccaccaTTCCCACCGCCTCCGCCACCTCCATGTCCACCGGCACCGGCACCTCCCCCTCCATATCCTCCTCCCGCACCACCGCCTTGTCCACCACCGTACCCACCCCCATGTGCACCGCCACCTCCTCCACCGCCTCCTGCTCCGCTTCCTCCACCACCAGCATACCCACCAGCTTCTCCGCCTCCATACCCAGCTCCACCGCCTTCACCGCTTCCACCTCCGTAGCCTCCTCCAGGACCACCACCTCCGCCAGCACCACCCCCATGtccaccgcctcctcctccaccaataTGTCCCTCGCCATACCCACCAGCTCCACCACCTTCACCGCCTCCGTAGCCAGATCCTCCTCCAGGaccaccaccgccgcctccGCCAGCACCGCCACCATGTCCACCACCTCCGCCTGCGCCAATACCTCCAGCTCCACCGTAGCCAGCACCACCACCTACTCCGCCGCCGCCACCAATACCAACACCAGCATTTAAACCACTTTTGacgccatattcagagacttcaGCCTCGGATTCAGAGAAGGAGAGAAGTGCTCGTCTAGCAGAACATAACCCTAAACCTACAAAGAAACATAGAAAGAAGATATTTTTGTGATTAGCCATATTTCACTCTTTCTTCTTAATATTTAGTTGTGAGATGAGTTTGGCTAGAGAATGTGTCCGTATTTATAGGCATTTCATGAGACCCAACCGCGTTTGTTGCACATAGGATGGATGTCATAAAATTTCACTCGTTGAGGCCCACAGCTAACCTATCAGTTTCATTTGGTTATCTTATATGCTTTTTATCTAGTAATGTCATGATTATGTGTaatactttttatatacaaCTACAAACACTGTTTTAGGTTATAATGTTATATTCAGGTTTTAGACTCTTAGGTGTGTATAATTAAATCACAATATGGTGGAACAACAATGggttatatatatcttttatagtGGTTCATATAACCGTTAAACATTTATGTTCTTAGACGTCTTCATGAAATGGTATGTTTAactacaaaatacaaattagtcatttcttgtatatattatatataatagtacATTACtctttttatatcaaattataatagttgtaacttgtaacacATTGACACTATACATAAATCATTAGACTAGATTTGTACTCATATTTATAAAAGCAAGTTTTGATCAGCTTAGATCGAGTTTTACTGAGATGGTTACAAATAAGACAAAATTAATGAGATGGTGCATGAGATACTAAGCTACAATAACATATTCGGTCATAGGTGAGTTGAAGTCTTGCAAAGTTTGAACAAGATATCGATCACTGTAGGTAACAACACTTCCCGTAATGTATATACCACATATGTTTCATGAGGTTTACTACTGTATCACTTACCAATATACATACGTAGAATCAAACATCTGATGACTCTACTAATTTCAGATTCACTAATCACTAAGTAGCTAGTGCCGCTTGTGTGTGTATGTTTGGTTGTCTCCCATATTGCATAAATGACATATATAATGAACTAACTGTActctaaataactaaatataatgaatcAGACCTAATTTCTACATATTATCATATTGTTCTTTATGGATATCTGACTCACTCCTATGTCTACACTAACTTTCagaatttaaaaatgaattccTAACAACTTGTGTTTATTAGTGGCtcctataatatttttgaacaaGGCAATAGATATAAACGTTGCATAAACgcaattatatgaatatatgaacTCCAGTTAGTTCACGTTTTAGAATGTCTCTATATTATACATTATCCAGAAGTTTtgaaaagttgatttttttattagaattaAAAAGGCCATGTGAAATTCTCATTATTAGCGTTTTGGCAATGACAATGAAGTGCGCCATCCAGCAAATTAGCAACACTAGAGAGATATATAATACTTTCCGATCACATACCCACTTGTTATTCTATGtgttaaaaagtttataaatacaTTTGAACAGAATAAATAGGTAAAtttcatcacaaaaaaaaacttattcttGACTTATAATGTACTCCTTATTTACGAAAATGATTGAAATTGATGTTTTTCATTCCTATGTGCTATATTTAAGGAGTACATTATAAATCATGAATAAGATTTTTGGTCCAATAATTAATGTTAAGATCcataccccaaaaaaaaaaaaattatcatggtCCAATGTAGATGATGTCAATTtagctttattttttaaaaaattcgtTAAATTGCAACCAAGCATCTTACATACCATATTCAATGTGAATTCATCTAACTAACCACATTAATTCATCAACTCATTACTACTATATATCATGTTTAAGCATGTTAAAAGTAAGACAGGCATGAGACAACCGTAATCTTATCGAACGCTAACAATATTGAACCAAAACCGGTTCAAAGTGACTTTGGTTagattttaattacaatttactaAAATCGAACTAACGGAACCTAGCTTAACCAACCCCAAAACTAAACTGAAATGGGAGAGGTGTCTAAACCGAGTAATAGCAAGGTGGTTTGTGCCCGACCATCATGCTATCATGATCAGTCCGAATTGACAGGTTTTTAGTTGGCCGCAAAGTGTTTAGATTTGTACATATGAAAGTGGACCCAACCATTTCACTTTGTTTCGCAAGTGGCTCCTTTAATAAACTTTCAAAAACTTTTGACAAATGGGTTTCGGGCTTATGATTGTCATGAAACATAGAGAGAAGCACACTTACACAAAGTTTAAGAATCATATACAAAATGggagaaaacatattaaaaaattaaggacCAAACATTATAATCGGAATTGCCAACTAAAACTGCTAATTAGTCATCCACAATATGTATGTCTTGGACtgataatacaaaaatataatttcatacaaATGCACATTTTCGTTATGATCAaccaatatattatatatatggtcgCTTAATGGGTTGCTGATAAAAAAATGGTAGCCAATATGGTTGAAAGATTTCACATATTAGCTTATGTATGAGACTTTCGAATTTGAAAGTgtcagttaaaaaaaagaattttgaacTAGAAAACGTTAATTATTGagttcaaagaaagaaaaaaaacggtCATGATTTTGAAAGAACAGCTCTTTTCTCGCAAAGACAAcccaacaaaagaaagatttaaATCTCACATTTCCCAAATACGTTCCTCAACACCGAGCTTGCAGCAAACATAGACATCATGTGACGCCTGAACTATCTGATCATCATAAAGTTTGTAAACGCCCCAATCACTCATacatatcttcttttctttcctcaCTCCTCTGTGCCCCAAACGCTCCTCCACGATCTTCTCAAAGGAACTATTCTTGAGCCAAATAGGCAGATAGTACCTTATGTCGAGAAGTCTCCAAACGTACAACTGATGGTAAAAACTCTCGAGCTTGTCCTGGTCCTGGCTGTTCCATACGCCGACAAAAGTGATTGTGCGATCTTCCAAGAAACTTCGGAGGACGTTGGGCATGCTCTTACAGTGAGACAACTGGATGATGAGACAGCGGATACCAACACATAACTGGAGAGTGTCCGGTGGTGGATTGGGACCACCGGGTGTCCATTGGACGCCGAGTCCGACAACGAGAGGGTGTGACAAACGAAGACGGCTGAAGAAGCGAATGCTTTGGATCCATCGGCGGATCACTGAAGTAGTATGAGTGACCGTGACGATCAAACGTTGTCCAAAAAAACCGACGTGGTGTACGTCTCCGCGGATATGGCGCTTTGGGAATCTTCTTCTGATCCTAGCCATGACGATTTGAAACCTGCTAACTTAGAGAACGACACTGTTTCAAGAGAATTGACACGTAAAAATATATAGAGGCTAATTCATATCCATCCCTTAGTTAAATATTCTAAATCTCTTAATACTTATCACCATAATATTATTCTTCCGTTTAGATGTCACCAGCCCACTTCATAAACGAACTTGATGAGCGTTCACCTCGAATCGCCCAGAGTCGATCTGAGGTTAAATAAGAGAAGAGACAGATAAAGTTAAAAATCCCCAAAGAAGGCGagagcaattagggtttttttttttttttttttttgtaatgtttcgagatatatatatacccatGGCTTCCCTTACTTTAGTtacattatttacatttttattggATTTAGTTATGTTCGTAAATTTAATTACAAGTctagttttgttatatttatgtaTAGAGGATATTCTTGATCCCAAAGTATAAATAGCTTTAGTGTATATCTAACTCGTATAgatttactttttgttaatattttcctTTTAGCCTTAGGAATTCTCACTTGTATAACGTACAGACTTTACATTTAATTCATTGTTTCTGTTCATGACCAATGTTGACATAAGATTTCAAATAGCGAGTAAGGGTTTAATTTCAAATATGAATTTATCACAGAGGAAAAGGTTCTTGAATTGTTTATTACTGAATTTAAAGAACTACTAGGTAACAATCCGTactatgtgcgggataaatcaatt
This genomic window contains:
- the LOC104788970 gene encoding glycine-rich protein DOT1-like translates to MANHKNIFFLCFFVGLGLCSARRALLSFSESEAEVSEYGVKSGLNAGVGIGGGGGVGGGAGYGGAGGIGAGGGGGHGGGAGGGGGGGPGGGSGYGGGEGGGAGGYGEGHIGGGGGGGHGGGAGGGGGPGGGYGGGSGEGGGAGYGGGEAGGYAGGGGSGAGGGGGGGGAHGGGYGGGQGGGAGGGYGGGGAGAGGHGGGGGGGNGGGGGGGSGEGGAHGGGYGAGGGAGEGYGGGAGAGGHGGGGGGSCSQL
- the LOC104788971 gene encoding uncharacterized protein LOC104788971 yields the protein MARIRRRFPKRHIRGDVHHVGFFGQRLIVTVTHTTSVIRRWIQSIRFFSRLRLSHPLVVGLGVQWTPGGPNPPPDTLQLCVGIRCLIIQLSHCKSMPNVLRSFLEDRTITFVGVWNSQDQDKLESFYHQLYVWRLLDIRYYLPIWLKNSSFEKIVEERLGHRGVRKEKKICMSDWGVYKLYDDQIVQASHDVYVCCKLGVEERIWEM